The DNA sequence CGGGCCTTCCGTGACATCTACACCGGAACCCAGCACGCGTTCATCAGCGAGAAGGTCGCGATCGACGCGGCGCAGATCTGGCTGGGGATTGTGGAGGACCAGTTCGGTCTCTGATCGCGGAGCGATCGATCCGACTGCTGATCGCGGATCCGACTGCTGATCGCGGAGCGATCGATCCGACTGCAGATCGCGGCGCGATCAGGCGACGATCTCGCGCAGGAAGCGCCTGCTGGCGAGCAGATAGCACGCAATGGCGCCGACCTGCATGACCGGCACGACGGCCAGCAGGGCCCAACCCAGCGACATGTCCCCGTGGTCCGGTCGCAGCGCGTCGCTGATCAGACCGGTCAGAAGCGGCCCCACCGAGCCGAGGATCGCACTGAAGAACAGAAAGATCGCCGACGCGGTCGCCCGCTGTTCGGCGGGCACCAGACGCTGGATGGCCGCGATCGACGGCGCCATGTAGGCGGTGCCGACCACGTAGCTCAGCGCGATGAAGCACACCGCCAGCGTGGAGCTGTCCACCAGGAAGCCGAGTGTCGAGAACGGGATCAGGGCGCCGGTCATGGCGGCGACCAGCCAGAGCAGCCAACGGCCGTCGATGCCGGACAGCTTGTCGGCGATGCGGCCGACGACGATCAGCCCGACGACTCCGGTCAGGCCGCTGGCGATGCCGTACTGCAGGCCCACGTCGCCCAGTGTCATCCCGCGGGCGCGCATCAGGAACGCCGGTGCGAAGGTGGTCAGGGCGTAGCCGGCCACCGAGATGCACGCGGCGCCGCAGACGATCGCGAGATAACTCGGCTTGCGGAGAATGTCCCACCATTTCGCCGGAATCTGTTGCACAGCAACCGTTTCGACAGGCAGGGCCGGTACTTTCTGGCGCCGACCCACGACAGCCAGCACGACGGGCACGAACGCGACGCTGAGCGCTCCCATGACGACGAAGGCCCAGCGCCAGCCCAGCGCCTCGGCCAACAGTCCGCCGCCGATGAGGCTGGCCGCCGAGGCCAGCGGAATCGCCAAGGTGATGACGGCAAGCGGCGCCGCACGGCGCTCGGGAACGAAGTTGCGTGCCACGTACGCGTGCGCGGCGGGGGTGGATCCCGCTTCCCCGATCGCGACGCCGACCCGGGTGAGCGCGAGTTGAAGACCGGACTGCACGGCGCCGCCGAGCATCGTCATGACGCCCCACAGTGTCAGACATCCGGAGATCACCAGCCCGTAGGCGCCGCGGTCGGAGATCCTCGCGATCGGGATCCCGATGAGCGCGTAGACCGCGAGAAAGCCGAATCCGTTGATGATTCCGATCGCGGTGTCCGACAACGCCAGATCCTGGCGGATGGGTTCGGCGAGCACCGCCGGCAGGAAACGGTCGGCGTAGTTGAGTGTCCCGACGACGGCGAGCACCGACACCGCCGCCCACGCCCGACGGGGCCTGTGCGTGTCGGTATCGGTCGCTGAAGCCTGCGACGGTGCGGACATACAATCTCCTCGATCACCGGATGGCGTTACAGATCAGAGAAAGATTGTCATCTATGGAGGCGGCGCCGTTCGGGAATCGTGAACTTCCCGCGCGAGGTCACACCGTGGCGCAGGGGGCTGCCGGGCACCAGTTGCCGGGCTCAGCGATCCACGCCCCGGGATCGAGAGCGTCCGTGCTGTGACGGTCGGGGTCCAACCGGGCCGACCGTTCAACCAGGATCAGACGGGCCAGTTCCAGACCGACATGTCGCCGCGCGGGTACTCCATGCAGACGTCGGTGGCGTGGGCGACGACTCCCTTGTTGTTGAAGAAGATCTTCGCCCAGTTACCCCAGCGCGTCGCGACCTGCTCGTAGAACACGTTCGTCGCGGTGTTCTCCGAATACTGGCGCCGGCCCACCGGGTCGAGCGAGAAGAACCAGTGGATGCGGTCGAAGGCCATCTG is a window from the Mycolicibacterium poriferae genome containing:
- a CDS encoding spinster family MFS transporter: MSAPSQASATDTDTHRPRRAWAAVSVLAVVGTLNYADRFLPAVLAEPIRQDLALSDTAIGIINGFGFLAVYALIGIPIARISDRGAYGLVISGCLTLWGVMTMLGGAVQSGLQLALTRVGVAIGEAGSTPAAHAYVARNFVPERRAAPLAVITLAIPLASAASLIGGGLLAEALGWRWAFVVMGALSVAFVPVVLAVVGRRQKVPALPVETVAVQQIPAKWWDILRKPSYLAIVCGAACISVAGYALTTFAPAFLMRARGMTLGDVGLQYGIASGLTGVVGLIVVGRIADKLSGIDGRWLLWLVAAMTGALIPFSTLGFLVDSSTLAVCFIALSYVVGTAYMAPSIAAIQRLVPAEQRATASAIFLFFSAILGSVGPLLTGLISDALRPDHGDMSLGWALLAVVPVMQVGAIACYLLASRRFLREIVA